A genomic region of Pseudomonas sp. MPC6 contains the following coding sequences:
- a CDS encoding LysE family translocator, which yields MLSNYLGEFLALATIHFLAVVAPGPDFAVTIRQSVRFGRLVGICTALGIGAGISVHVLYTLLGVGALMHTTPWLLTVAKVVGGVYILYLGVSLVRSKPKTVLEGDKGADQPMAEQTLLKAFTTGFLTNATNPKATLFFLAIFTSLISATTPLKVQALYGVWMCFVNALWFVIVALFFSSARVRLLFMRMGHWFERTMGVILILFAGRLILSM from the coding sequence ATGCTTTCGAATTACCTGGGCGAATTTCTGGCGCTGGCGACCATCCACTTCCTCGCCGTGGTCGCACCCGGACCGGACTTCGCGGTCACCATACGGCAAAGTGTGCGATTCGGACGCTTGGTGGGGATTTGTACGGCGCTGGGCATCGGTGCGGGTATTTCCGTGCATGTGCTTTACACCCTGCTCGGCGTCGGCGCACTGATGCACACCACCCCCTGGCTGTTGACGGTGGCCAAGGTGGTGGGCGGTGTCTACATTCTGTACCTCGGCGTCAGCCTGGTGCGCAGCAAACCCAAGACCGTACTGGAAGGCGACAAAGGTGCGGACCAACCGATGGCAGAGCAAACACTGCTCAAGGCGTTCACCACAGGTTTCCTGACCAACGCCACCAACCCCAAGGCTACGTTGTTTTTCCTGGCGATCTTCACCAGCCTCATCAGCGCCACGACACCGCTCAAGGTTCAGGCGTTGTATGGGGTCTGGATGTGTTTCGTGAATGCACTGTGGTTTGTCATCGTTGCACTGTTTTTTTCCAGCGCCCGGGTGCGATTGCTGTTCATGCGCATGGGGCACTGGTTCGAGCGGACGATGGGGGTGATTCTGATTTTGTTCGCCGGCCGTTTGATTTTGTCGATGTAA
- a CDS encoding SDR family oxidoreductase — protein MSMTFSGQVAVVTGAAAGIGRATAQAFAAEGLKVVVADLDTAGGEGTVALIRTAGGEATFVRCNVTLESDVKNLMDEVVNTYGRLDYAFNNAGIEIEKGKLAEGTIDEFDAIMGVNVKGVWLCMKYQLPLLLAQGGGAIVNTASVAGLGAAPKMSIYAASKHAVIGLTKSAAIEYAKKKIRVNAVCPAVIDTDMFRRAYEADPKKGEFANAMHPVGRIGKVEEIASAVLYLCSDGAAFTTGHSLAVDGGVTAF, from the coding sequence ATGAGCATGACGTTTTCCGGCCAGGTGGCAGTGGTGACAGGGGCGGCCGCCGGTATTGGCCGCGCGACGGCTCAGGCGTTCGCCGCCGAAGGCTTGAAAGTGGTGGTGGCCGACCTCGACACGGCAGGTGGCGAGGGCACGGTGGCGTTGATTCGCACGGCGGGTGGTGAAGCAACGTTCGTGCGTTGCAACGTCACGCTGGAAAGCGATGTAAAAAACCTGATGGATGAAGTCGTCAATACCTACGGCCGTCTCGACTATGCCTTCAACAACGCCGGCATCGAGATCGAGAAAGGCAAGCTGGCCGAGGGTACGATCGACGAATTCGACGCGATCATGGGCGTCAATGTCAAAGGGGTCTGGCTGTGCATGAAGTACCAGTTGCCCTTGCTGCTGGCCCAGGGCGGTGGTGCGATCGTCAACACCGCATCGGTGGCCGGCCTGGGAGCGGCGCCGAAGATGAGTATCTACGCCGCCTCCAAGCATGCAGTGATCGGCCTGACCAAATCGGCGGCCATCGAATACGCCAAGAAAAAGATTCGCGTGAATGCGGTGTGTCCGGCGGTGATCGATACCGACATGTTCCGCCGCGCCTATGAAGCGGATCCGAAGAAGGGCGAGTTCGCCAATGCCATGCACCCGGTCGGTCGCATCGGCAAGGTCGAGGAGATTGCCAGCGCGGTGCTGTACCTGTGCAGCGATGGTGCAGCGTTCACCACCGGCCACTCGTTGGCGGTGGACGGAGGCGTCACGGCATTCTGA
- a CDS encoding PLP-dependent aminotransferase family protein has protein sequence MELRIDRQALVPLVQQIADALAGWLRQSEVLPGTRLPSARQIARDNLLSQSSVVEACERLVAEGVLASRQGGGFYVADPALAARRQRDYPWFEGAAVKHDGVLGELKLGCGGLPVSWRETDDLGYAIRQVSRTDMAGLFNYGTPLGLPALRQQILKRLLQLDIAVQERQILTTAGASQGLDLIVRTLLKPGECVVVESPGYSMLFKLLRLHGVNMIEVPRTPTGPDIEVLEALLRQYRPRALFINSSYHNPTGSSMTPKVAQRVLQLAKTHGALVIEDDVYADLSSGPGTRLAALDTADNVIYVGSFSKTLSSSLRVGFVVAGAGIVSQLAEVKMISSMGASRFCESVLACLLASGAYRKLVQRQRQRLHSDRVAALQMLEDAEWEVFGKPAGGLFIWARSRMADYAQVRAQAQRFGVLLSSATAFSPTGEPGDWQRINVAYAADPRARAFFQATTVDRPQAF, from the coding sequence ATGGAATTGAGAATCGATCGACAGGCCTTGGTGCCGCTCGTCCAGCAGATCGCCGATGCGCTGGCGGGCTGGCTCCGTCAAAGCGAGGTCTTGCCGGGCACGCGTTTACCATCCGCGCGGCAAATTGCGCGGGATAATCTGCTCAGTCAGTCCAGTGTCGTCGAGGCGTGTGAGCGCCTGGTCGCTGAAGGAGTGCTGGCGTCGCGTCAGGGCGGCGGCTTTTATGTCGCCGACCCGGCCTTGGCTGCTCGCCGGCAACGGGATTACCCCTGGTTCGAAGGCGCGGCGGTAAAGCACGATGGCGTCCTGGGTGAACTGAAGCTGGGTTGTGGTGGATTGCCCGTAAGCTGGCGCGAGACGGACGACCTGGGTTACGCGATCCGTCAGGTCAGTCGCACCGACATGGCGGGCCTGTTCAACTACGGCACCCCGCTGGGTCTGCCAGCCCTGCGCCAACAAATCCTCAAGCGCCTGCTACAACTGGATATCGCCGTGCAGGAGCGCCAAATCCTGACAACGGCGGGCGCCAGCCAGGGGCTGGATCTGATTGTGCGCACCTTGCTCAAGCCGGGGGAGTGCGTGGTGGTGGAAAGTCCCGGGTACTCGATGCTGTTCAAGTTGCTCAGACTGCACGGCGTCAACATGATCGAGGTGCCGCGAACGCCGACCGGGCCCGATATCGAAGTGCTCGAGGCGCTACTCCGACAGTACCGGCCCCGCGCCTTGTTCATCAACAGTTCCTATCACAATCCAACGGGTAGCAGCATGACGCCGAAGGTCGCCCAGCGAGTTCTGCAACTGGCGAAAACCCACGGTGCGCTGGTCATCGAAGATGACGTCTATGCGGATTTATCCAGCGGACCCGGTACGCGGCTCGCCGCGCTGGATACCGCGGACAACGTGATCTACGTCGGCAGTTTCTCCAAAACCCTCAGCAGTTCGTTGCGGGTCGGCTTTGTAGTAGCCGGCGCCGGGATTGTTTCGCAACTGGCCGAGGTCAAGATGATCAGCAGCATGGGCGCGTCACGGTTTTGCGAGTCGGTGCTGGCTTGCCTGTTGGCCAGTGGTGCCTACCGCAAGCTGGTGCAGCGACAACGCCAGCGTTTGCACAGCGACCGGGTGGCCGCCTTGCAAATGCTCGAAGACGCTGAGTGGGAGGTCTTCGGCAAGCCCGCCGGGGGCTTGTTCATCTGGGCGCGCTCGCGGATGGCCGACTACGCTCAGGTGCGGGCCCAGGCACAGCGCTTCGGTGTCCTGCTGTCTTCAGCGACGGCCTTCAGCCCCACCGGCGAGCCCGGTGACTGGCAACGTATCAACGTGGCCTATGCCGCTGACCCGCGAGCCCGGGCGTTTTTTCAAGCCACCACTGTGGATCGACCTCAAGCGTTCTGA
- a CDS encoding NADP-dependent oxidoreductase: MTTQTNRQFLLARRPVGAATRETFTYQQVPVGEPAAGQILVKNEYLSLDPAMRGWMNEGKSYIPPVAIGEVMRALGVGQVIASNHSDFAVGDYVNGALGAQDYFLGEPRGFYKVDPKLAPLPRFLSALGMTGMTAYFALLDVGAPKAGDTVVLSGAAGAVGSIAGQIAKLKGCRVVGIAGGADKCRFLIDELGFDGAIDYKNEDVHAGLKRECPKGVDVYFDNVGGDILDAVLSRLNLKARVVICGAISQYNNKEAVKGPANYLSLLVNRARMEGFVVMDYAAQYAAAAQEMAGWMAKGQLKSKEDIVEGLETFPETLMKLFSGENFGKLVLKV, encoded by the coding sequence ATGACTACCCAGACCAATCGCCAGTTCCTGCTCGCCAGACGTCCGGTGGGTGCGGCAACCCGCGAGACCTTTACCTATCAGCAAGTACCGGTCGGCGAACCGGCCGCGGGTCAGATTCTGGTCAAAAACGAATACTTGTCCCTGGACCCGGCCATGCGCGGCTGGATGAACGAGGGCAAGTCCTATATTCCGCCAGTGGCGATCGGCGAAGTCATGCGTGCATTGGGTGTCGGCCAGGTCATTGCTTCGAACCATTCGGATTTTGCGGTCGGGGACTACGTCAACGGTGCCCTGGGCGCGCAGGACTATTTCCTCGGCGAGCCACGGGGCTTCTACAAAGTCGATCCGAAACTGGCACCGCTGCCGCGCTTTCTTTCGGCACTGGGCATGACCGGGATGACCGCCTACTTCGCCCTGCTCGACGTCGGTGCGCCCAAGGCCGGTGACACTGTGGTGCTCTCGGGCGCGGCCGGCGCGGTGGGCAGCATTGCCGGGCAGATTGCCAAGCTCAAGGGGTGCCGCGTCGTCGGCATCGCGGGCGGTGCCGACAAGTGCCGGTTCCTGATCGACGAACTGGGCTTTGACGGCGCCATCGATTACAAGAACGAAGACGTCCACGCCGGGCTCAAGCGCGAGTGTCCGAAAGGCGTGGATGTGTACTTCGATAACGTCGGCGGCGATATCCTCGACGCTGTGCTGAGCCGCCTGAACCTGAAGGCACGGGTGGTGATTTGCGGCGCCATCAGCCAGTACAACAACAAGGAAGCGGTCAAAGGTCCGGCCAACTACCTGTCGCTGCTGGTCAACCGCGCGCGGATGGAAGGTTTCGTGGTGATGGATTACGCCGCACAGTACGCCGCTGCCGCGCAGGAAATGGCGGGCTGGATGGCCAAGGGGCAGCTCAAGAGCAAGGAAGACATCGTCGAAGGACTGGAGACGTTCCCGGAGACGCTGATGAAATTGTTCAGCGGAGAGAATTTCGGGAAGTTGGTGCTGAAGGTTTAA
- a CDS encoding methyl-accepting chemotaxis protein yields the protein MISGVKGRFANLGMAKKLGVGFVLVLLLTAVVAAIGVGALQTISQRFDGLTHMSSLNSGLLKVRLLEQEYALHGNPKTADALHKGVDDLIALATELKLRSAANVPVMNDVEQSLGAYRKAFDEFVSLSQAKDLALEMASWSVSSVANNLDVLQAGLADDGAYTLKESAGKDGAQFIEQASQVSQVSRLMLQAMNEARVRLDQSRKGDDSVAQGKIEQADQALAQAEQLKTTVKDEGYQTVLNEVAGHIGSFSEKLAEYTGLLAQEKTVYEQLHQRAAQVVARVDQAYVTEDRSMQGELKKNSWLIIGSSALALLVGLIAAWVMTRLIVAPLRSVIRVAQQIAAGDLSVTVEVARRDEIGQLMQAMQQMGAGLSSIVSGLQAGIEQLASSAQSLSAVTEQTNLEVSSQKEETEQVATAMNQMAATVHDVARNAEEAAQAAQTADDKVESGQQVVRQSMVRIEQLADSATSASSSIESLSAQIQNIGMVLGVIKSVAEQTNLLALNAAIEAARAGEQGRGFAVVADEVRALAKRTQQSTEEIERLVSALRSAAHSSVQQIQNSGELVKLAVSDALQTESALGSIAAAVSLIQQMNQQIAAAAEQQSSVAEEINRSVTSIRASADQSSLAMQGNAASSIELAQLGVELKGMVGHFRL from the coding sequence ATGATTTCGGGCGTGAAAGGACGTTTTGCCAACCTCGGCATGGCAAAAAAACTGGGTGTCGGGTTTGTACTCGTACTGTTGTTGACCGCCGTGGTGGCGGCCATCGGCGTAGGGGCGCTGCAGACTATCAGCCAGCGCTTCGACGGGCTCACGCACATGTCGTCGCTCAACAGCGGTCTGCTCAAGGTGCGACTGCTTGAGCAGGAGTACGCGTTGCACGGCAACCCGAAAACCGCCGACGCCCTGCACAAGGGCGTGGACGACCTGATCGCCCTGGCGACCGAACTCAAGCTCCGGTCCGCGGCCAACGTGCCGGTGATGAATGATGTCGAGCAATCCCTGGGCGCCTATCGCAAGGCCTTTGACGAGTTCGTCTCGCTCAGCCAGGCCAAGGACCTGGCGCTGGAAATGGCCAGTTGGTCGGTGTCCAGCGTGGCCAATAACCTCGATGTGCTGCAGGCCGGGTTGGCCGATGACGGCGCCTATACCTTGAAAGAGTCCGCAGGCAAGGACGGCGCGCAGTTCATCGAGCAAGCCAGTCAGGTCAGCCAGGTGTCGCGGCTGATGTTGCAGGCCATGAACGAAGCGCGCGTGCGCCTGGACCAGAGTCGCAAGGGCGACGACAGCGTGGCGCAGGGCAAGATCGAGCAGGCCGACCAGGCGCTGGCCCAGGCCGAGCAGCTGAAAACCACGGTCAAGGATGAGGGCTACCAGACGGTGCTCAATGAAGTGGCCGGCCACATCGGCAGTTTCAGCGAAAAACTCGCTGAATACACTGGCCTGCTGGCCCAGGAAAAAACCGTCTACGAGCAACTGCATCAGCGCGCCGCGCAGGTGGTGGCGCGGGTGGATCAGGCCTATGTCACCGAAGACCGGTCGATGCAGGGCGAGCTGAAAAAGAATTCGTGGCTGATCATCGGCTCCTCCGCGCTGGCCTTGCTGGTCGGGCTGATTGCGGCATGGGTGATGACCCGGTTGATCGTGGCACCGTTGCGCAGTGTGATCCGTGTCGCGCAACAGATCGCCGCTGGCGATTTGAGCGTGACGGTTGAAGTGGCCCGTCGTGACGAGATCGGTCAACTGATGCAGGCCATGCAGCAGATGGGGGCCGGGCTCAGCAGTATTGTCAGCGGTTTGCAGGCCGGCATCGAGCAATTGGCCAGTTCGGCGCAATCACTGTCGGCGGTGACCGAGCAGACCAATCTGGAAGTCAGTAGCCAGAAGGAAGAAACCGAGCAGGTCGCTACCGCGATGAATCAGATGGCCGCGACCGTGCACGACGTTGCGCGTAACGCGGAAGAGGCCGCTCAGGCGGCGCAGACCGCGGACGACAAGGTTGAAAGCGGTCAGCAGGTGGTGCGTCAGAGCATGGTCCGGATCGAGCAACTGGCAGATTCTGCGACCTCGGCCAGTTCGAGCATCGAAAGCTTGAGTGCGCAAATCCAGAACATCGGCATGGTGCTCGGTGTCATCAAGAGCGTGGCCGAGCAAACCAACCTGTTGGCGCTCAACGCCGCCATCGAAGCGGCGCGGGCCGGCGAGCAGGGCCGGGGCTTTGCGGTGGTGGCCGATGAAGTGCGGGCATTGGCCAAACGGACCCAGCAATCGACCGAGGAGATCGAGCGACTGGTCAGCGCCTTGCGTTCGGCGGCGCACTCGTCGGTACAGCAGATTCAGAATAGTGGTGAGCTGGTGAAGCTGGCGGTCAGCGATGCGCTACAGACTGAGAGTGCGCTGGGCAGTATTGCCGCGGCGGTATCGTTGATTCAGCAGATGAACCAGCAGATCGCGGCGGCTGCCGAGCAGCAGAGCTCGGTGGCCGAGGAGATCAATCGCAGTGTGACGAGTATTCGCGCCAGTGCGGATCAGTCTTCGTTGGCGATGCAGGGTAATGCGGCGTCCAGTATTGAGTTGGCGCAGTTGGGTGTTGAGTTGAAGGGGATGGTTGGGCATTTTCGGCTTTGA
- the pyrF gene encoding orotidine-5'-phosphate decarboxylase, protein MSACQTPIIVALDFPTRDAALKLADQLDPKLCRVKVGKELFTSCASEIVGTLRDKGFEVFLDLKFHDIPNTTAMAVKAAAEMGVWMVNVHCSGGLRMMAACREVLDQRTGPKPLLIGVTVLTSMEREDLAGIGLDIEPQEQVLRLAALAEKAGMDGLVCSALEAQALKSAHPSLQLVTPGIRPAGSAQDDQRRILTPRQALDAGSDYLVIGRPISQAADPAKALAAVVAELA, encoded by the coding sequence ATGTCCGCCTGCCAGACTCCCATCATCGTCGCCCTGGATTTCCCTACCCGTGACGCCGCACTGAAGCTGGCCGATCAGTTGGACCCGAAGCTGTGCCGGGTCAAAGTCGGTAAAGAACTGTTTACCAGCTGCGCCTCGGAAATCGTTGGCACCCTGCGTGACAAGGGTTTCGAAGTATTCCTGGACCTCAAGTTCCACGACATCCCGAATACCACCGCGATGGCCGTCAAGGCGGCTGCGGAAATGGGCGTATGGATGGTCAACGTGCACTGTTCCGGTGGTCTGCGCATGATGGCCGCCTGTCGCGAAGTGCTCGACCAGCGCACCGGCCCGAAGCCGCTGTTGATCGGCGTGACCGTGCTGACCAGCATGGAACGTGAGGACCTGGCGGGTATCGGCCTGGACATCGAGCCGCAGGAGCAGGTGCTGCGTCTGGCCGCACTGGCGGAAAAAGCCGGGATGGACGGTCTGGTCTGTTCGGCCCTGGAAGCCCAGGCCCTGAAATCGGCTCACCCGTCGCTGCAACTGGTGACCCCGGGGATTCGTCCGGCGGGCAGCGCCCAGGACGATCAGCGCCGTATCCTGACCCCGCGTCAGGCGCTGGATGCCGGTTCCGATTACCTGGTAATCGGCCGTCCGATCAGCCAGGCGGCGGATCCGGCCAAGGCACTCGCCGCCGTAGTGGCCGAACTCGCCTGA